From the genome of Pseudomonas sp. gcc21, one region includes:
- a CDS encoding Fic family protein, translated as METSASRYIWQQPDFPLWRYDAGSLAILLANVSRAQGLLHGRLADVGMNLRDQASLVALTDDVVKTSEIEGEHLDAASVRSSIAKRLGVDIGALAPADRHVEGVVEMILDATNHCFAQVTPDRLFAWHAALFPTGYSGMSKLKVGGYRDDSAGPMQVVSGPYGRQKVHFEAPPAHTLHRHMARLLEWVNEPGNEPDLIRAGLAHLWLVTLHPFDDGNGRIARALGDLLLARADGSPQRFYSLSAQIQRERNGYHDILERTQKGSMDVTPWLAWFLEALGGAVAEAHDTLGRVLAKARFWQHWAGTAFNERQTKVLNKLLDGFDGKLTNKKWAAIAKCSSDTALRDINDLLARGVLIKAEGGGRSTSYLLGFFD; from the coding sequence ATGGAAACCTCAGCATCTCGCTACATCTGGCAGCAGCCAGACTTTCCGCTCTGGCGCTATGACGCAGGCTCTTTAGCTATCCTCCTTGCGAACGTCAGTCGGGCCCAGGGCCTTTTGCATGGGCGTCTTGCCGACGTAGGCATGAACCTGCGCGATCAGGCCAGTCTGGTCGCCCTGACTGATGATGTAGTCAAAACCAGTGAAATCGAGGGCGAGCACCTAGATGCCGCTTCTGTCCGCTCATCCATCGCGAAACGTCTTGGTGTAGACATCGGTGCCCTTGCGCCAGCAGATAGACATGTCGAAGGGGTCGTAGAGATGATTCTGGACGCCACCAATCACTGCTTTGCGCAGGTTACGCCCGATAGATTGTTTGCCTGGCATGCAGCGCTATTCCCGACCGGTTATTCCGGCATGTCGAAACTAAAGGTAGGGGGCTATCGAGACGATTCTGCGGGTCCGATGCAGGTTGTCTCTGGCCCCTATGGGCGTCAGAAGGTTCATTTTGAGGCTCCCCCAGCACATACCCTGCACAGGCATATGGCAAGACTACTTGAATGGGTGAATGAGCCAGGCAACGAGCCTGACCTGATCAGGGCAGGTCTTGCCCATCTCTGGTTGGTTACCCTGCATCCTTTTGATGATGGTAACGGCCGTATCGCCAGGGCGCTGGGTGACCTCCTGCTCGCCCGCGCTGACGGTAGCCCGCAACGTTTCTATAGCTTATCTGCGCAAATCCAGCGTGAGCGTAATGGCTATCACGACATCCTTGAGCGCACACAAAAAGGATCGATGGACGTCACGCCATGGCTTGCCTGGTTTCTTGAGGCGCTAGGTGGGGCGGTGGCTGAGGCTCACGACACTCTCGGCAGGGTATTGGCCAAGGCGCGCTTCTGGCAGCACTGGGCAGGCACAGCCTTCAACGAACGGCAAACCAAGGTGCTCAATAAACTTCTGGATGGGTTCGATGGCAAACTCACCAACAAAAAATGGGCTGCGATTGCCAAATGTTCAAGCGATACCGCGCTTCGCGACATCAATGATCTGCTCGCCAGGGGAGTGCTGATCAAGGCCGAGGGGGGAGGGCGCAGTACCAGCTATTTGCTGGGCTTTTTTGACTAG
- a CDS encoding transposase, protein MARRQRLSYPGIAQHVIQRGNNRQVCFGDDEDMYIFAQWLTDYAAEYGVAVHAWVFMTNHIHVLATPVDFNSVSLLMQALGRRYVRYFNRRYRRTGTLWEGRYRSCLVDSEAYLLTCQRLMFI, encoded by the coding sequence ATGGCACGACGCCAGCGCCTCTCTTACCCAGGTATCGCCCAGCACGTCATTCAACGTGGAAACAACCGTCAGGTGTGTTTCGGTGACGATGAAGACATGTATATTTTCGCTCAATGGCTGACCGATTATGCTGCCGAGTATGGTGTTGCCGTTCATGCCTGGGTATTCATGACCAACCATATTCATGTCCTCGCAACGCCAGTCGACTTCAACAGCGTTTCCCTGTTGATGCAGGCCCTCGGCCGCCGCTACGTGCGTTATTTCAACCGCCGCTATCGCCGCACCGGCACACTATGGGAAGGTCGGTATCGCTCCTGCCTTGTCGACTCCGAGGCTTACTTGTTAACCTGTCAGAGATTAATGTTCATCTGA
- a CDS encoding DUF86 domain-containing protein: MDKLVIERKLDSLYRCLNRVNEKCPANLADLLGDLDLQDVIVLNLSRAVQMCVDLGAHMLSSLDQPPPNTMGETFDRMADAKVLDRQLADRMKKSVGFRNIAVHNYDDLDWAIVHAIASRHLADFSAFAAVIAQSLDED; encoded by the coding sequence ATGGACAAGCTAGTTATCGAGCGAAAGCTCGATTCGTTATACCGATGCCTGAACCGCGTCAATGAAAAGTGTCCGGCGAACCTAGCGGATCTTCTAGGCGACTTGGATCTGCAGGACGTAATCGTCTTGAATCTGAGCAGAGCCGTTCAGATGTGTGTCGATCTGGGCGCTCACATGCTATCCAGCCTGGACCAACCGCCTCCCAATACCATGGGAGAAACCTTTGACCGGATGGCCGATGCAAAAGTGCTGGACCGTCAGCTCGCGGACCGGATGAAGAAGTCGGTAGGGTTTAGAAATATTGCCGTGCATAACTATGATGACCTTGACTGGGCAATAGTCCATGCCATCGCCTCACGTCATCTGGCCGATTTCAGCGCTTTCGCAGCGGTTATTGCCCAGTCTCTTGATGAAGACTGA
- a CDS encoding nucleotidyltransferase domain-containing protein: MSLEKIQSVLAEHPEIQLAYLFGSMAAGSATATSDADIAVQTYSPLTVEAKISLVEEIAIATGRPVDLIDLRKTGEPLLGQILQHGIRLKGDDTLHAELMRRHIFDSEDFLPYVRRMLAERRQSWTS; this comes from the coding sequence ATGTCGCTGGAGAAGATCCAAAGCGTATTAGCCGAGCATCCAGAGATCCAGCTGGCCTATCTTTTTGGATCAATGGCCGCAGGCAGCGCAACAGCAACCAGCGACGCGGATATAGCGGTGCAAACCTATTCACCTTTGACTGTAGAAGCCAAAATCTCCCTGGTTGAAGAAATCGCCATAGCGACCGGTCGGCCAGTAGACTTGATCGATCTGCGTAAAACTGGAGAACCGCTTCTGGGGCAGATTCTACAGCACGGGATCCGCTTGAAAGGCGACGATACACTGCACGCCGAGCTAATGCGGCGCCACATATTCGATAGCGAAGATTTTCTGCCTTACGTGCGCAGAATGCTCGCGGAGCGCAGACAATCATGGACAAGCTAG